One Ranitomeya imitator isolate aRanImi1 chromosome 1, aRanImi1.pri, whole genome shotgun sequence DNA window includes the following coding sequences:
- the SMIM15 gene encoding small integral membrane protein 15, translated as MIDIKAWAEYIVEWAAKDPYGFLTTVILALTPLFLASAVLSWKLAKMIEAKEREQKKKQKRQENIAKAKRTKKD; from the coding sequence ATGATTGACATAAAGGCCTGGGCTGAGTACATCGTAGAATGGGCAGCCAAAGACCCATATGGCTTTCTAACGACTGTGATCCTGGCCCTCACCCCGCTGTTCCTAGCGAGTGCAGTACTCTCATGGAAACTGGCAAAAATGATTGAGgccaaagaacgagaacagaaaaaGAAGCAGAAACGTCAGGAAAACATTGCAAAAGCCAAGAGGACAAAGAAGGACTGA